In Trifolium pratense cultivar HEN17-A07 linkage group LG7, ARS_RC_1.1, whole genome shotgun sequence, a genomic segment contains:
- the LOC123898517 gene encoding WEB family protein At1g12150 has product MSIRTRENSPKEPTSPKGERVIDTRAPFQSVRAAVSLFGEVRAKKERRDNAIKRKSSENVLEKETQLLLTQRELTKIKKQLDSAENTKAKALSELDKANVTLQELTKKLNTVRESKQSAIEESEVVKNQAKELEKALSQKAIGYEAWKQELEHARKEYTTTVKELDASKTELNKIRQDFDAALEAKLAAFQMAGEAQRSAKLNSEKINELSKEIATMKESTEQFKLATAQAQQEQIKVTGERDEKFNFYKTSKEEIEKKMMELKNEYDHEETQSLEKKLLETSAEIQALQEQIKQYHDSEMDSIEAINLEIKEATKILQEISEEEISLRNLVDSLKAELEQVKKEQQELMEKEEASEALAANLTGELESSKEQEDSLEDRVSNENRCRDIELKIKHLSFETENARKEEEEMRIKSDELKLEAEKSKALSDEIERKLELLLKQAEEAKAAEKRAVEEMKLLSDSQGSVSVSQSSGKIVLTVDEFAALSGKIKESEDLIDRTETTAMAQVEAINTRRNEVDKKVEANLKAIEEIKAATDMALRNAEVADSAKLAIENELKRWRQGDYNGVSDFDYSDSSRPISLHS; this is encoded by the coding sequence AATGTATTGGAAAAGGAGACACAGCTTCTCTTGACTCAAAGAGAATTGACCAAGATAAAGAAACAACTAGACAGCGCTGAGAATACGAAAGCTAAAGCGCTTTCTGAGCTAGATAAGGCCAATGTGACACTTCAAGAATTGACAAAGAAACTCAACACTGTGAGAGAATCAAAGCAATCTGCAATAGAAGAAAGTGAGGTTGTGAAGAATCAAGCAAAAGAACTCGAAAAGGCACTATCGCAAAAAGCGATAGGATATGAAGCTTGGAAACAAGAGCTAGAGCATGCAAGAAAAGAGTACACTACAACTGTAAAAGAACTAGATGCTTCCAAGACAGAACTGAACAAAATCAGACAAGATTTTGATGCGGCTTTGGAGGCGAAATTGGCTGCATTTCAGATGGCAGGAGAAGCGCAGCGTTCTGCGAAATTAAATTCCGAAAAGATCAATGAACTCTCTAAGGAAATTGCAACCATGAAAGAATCAACTGAACAATTTAAATTAGCCACTGCACAAGCACAACAAGAACAGATAAAAGTGACGGGAGAAAGAGACGAAAAGttcaacttttacaaaactTCAAAGgaagaaatagagaagaaaaTGATGGAACTGAAGAATGAGTATGATCATGAAGAAACACAAAGTCTCGAGAAGAAACTTCTCGAGACAAGTGCTGAGATTCAGGCTCTTCAAGAGCAGATAAAACAGTATCATGATTCTGAGATGGATTCTATTGAGGCAATAAATTTGGAGATCAAAGAAGCCACAAAAATCTTGCAGGAAATTTCTGAAGAAGAAATTTCACTGAGAAACCTTGTGGATTCCCTTAAGGCTGAATTAGAACAAGTGAAGAAAGAACAACAGGAACTTATGGAGAAGGAAGAGGCATCAGAAGCACTTGCAGCGAACCTAACCGGCGAACTAGAAAGTAGCAAAGAACAAGAAGATTCTCTTGAGGATAGAGTATCTAATGAAAATCGTTGTCGTGACATAGAATTGAAAATCAAGCATTTATCGTTTGAGACAGAAAATgcaagaaaagaagaagaagagatgagaATAAAATCGGACGAACTGAAACTAGAAGCTGAGAAATCAAAAGCTTTGTCTGACGAAATAGAACGGAAACTAGAACTTCTATTGAAACAGGCTGAAGAAGCAAAAGCAGCAGAAAAAAGAGCTGTTGAGGAAATGAAGTTGTTGTCTGATTCACAAGGTAGCGTCTCGGTTTCTCAATCGAGTGGTAAGATCGTATTGACGGTTGATGAATTTGCTGCTCTAAgtggaaaaattaaagaatCTGAAGATTTGATTGATAGGACAGAAACAACTGCCATGGCTCAGGTGGAAGCAATCAATACAAGAAGAAATGAAGTTGACAAAAAAGTTGAAGCTAATCTTAAAGCAATTGAAGAAATTAAAGCAGCAACAGATATGGCTTTGAGGAATGCAGAAGTGGCAGATTCAGCAAAACTAGCAATTGAAAATGAATTAAAGAGGTGGCGTCAAGGCGATTACAACGGTGTATCTGATTTCGATTACTCAGATAGTTCAAGACCAATCTCGCTACACAGCTAG